Proteins co-encoded in one Ziziphus jujuba cultivar Dongzao chromosome 9, ASM3175591v1 genomic window:
- the LOC125421440 gene encoding uncharacterized protein LOC125421440 isoform X2, with protein MEVGGSSHDIRGIESRRTWSKGEEDALLLILNEVVASGQRCDTGSFKPGTITMIERRLAEICPNSGLRANPHIESKLKKWKKQYGIIYDMLNKSGFGWNDSLKCVDVDSDEVWKAYVQSNPSAKAWRSKPFPLYERLASIFGKDRATGHGAQTPIDMVNDLNLKSGNEQFNDVCSPMSVNEIHSEPSTRPKSKGKRKSGMKDDDIVSGFGNVAEKLFDKLAAKLDKSEANYPQYLAMELDRLGFSVDDNLEISKAMRLDPSNVEVFKIIRTDTGKIEFARKFLNY; from the exons GAGGGATTGAATCTAGACGTACATGGAGCAAAGGGGAGGAAGATGCTTTGCTGCTTATTTTAAATGAGGTTGTAGCTAGTGGGCAGCGGTGTGACACCGGATCATTCAAGCCTGGCACAATTACTATGATTGAGAGGCGATTGGCTGAGATATGTCCTAATTCGGGCTTGCGAGCAAATCCACACATTGAGTCAAAGCTGAAAAAGTGGAAGAAACAATAcggtataatatatgatatgctAAACAAAAGTGGCTTCGGATGGAATGActctcttaaatgtgtggaCGTTGATAGTGACGAAGTTTggaaagcatatgtgcag agtaacCCAAGTGCAAAGGCATGGAGAAGTAAACCGTTTCCGCTATATGAGAGGCTTGCTAGTATTTTTGGAAAGGATCGGGCAAcaggacatggagcacaaactccaattgatatggtcaatgatttgaatttgaagAGTGGAAATGAACAATTTAATGATGTATGTTCTCCAATGTCTGTGAATGAAATCCATAGTGAACCGTCTACCCGACCCAAATCAAAAGGTAAGAGAAAATCTGGAATGAAGGATGATGACATTGTGAGCGGGTTTGGCAATGTAGCagagaaattgtttgataaattggctGCAAAGTTAGATAAATCGGAAGCCAATtatccacaatacttagctatggagctAGACAGGTTAGGCTTCTCTGTTGATGACAATCTCGaaatctctaaggcaatgagattGGATCCATCGAACGTTGAGGTTTTTAAGATTATTAGAACGGATACGggcaagattgaatttgctagaaaatttttaaattactag